One Stratiformator vulcanicus genomic window, TACCTTGGCACCGACACACTGCAACCGTTCGTCGATGTCGCGACCGAGCGAGGCGGCGGTATTTACGTGCTCGTCCGAACCAGCAATCCCGGTGCGTCCGCCTTTCAGGATCGGAGCGAGGACGGACAAAAATTGTTTGAAACCGTCGGCAGTGAAGTCGAACGTCTCGCTAGGGAGACGTCAGCCGAGGCCAATTACGGCTGCGTTGGAGCGGTTGTCGGCGCAACCTATCCTGCGGAACTTGCCGCACTTCGCGAGGCAATGCCGCACACACCCTTGCTCGTTCCAGGATACGGCAGCCAAGGGGGCACTGCGGCCGATGTCGCCTCGTCCTTCGATACGAGCGGACTCGGTGCCGTCATTAACAGCTCGCGGGCCATCAATTTCGCCTTTCGAGCTGAGCAGTACGCTACTGAATTCGGCGAAGAGCGATGGGAAGAGGCCGCCGAGGCGGCGACGCGGGCGATGATTTCTGATCTCGCCGATCTCACGCCTGCAAGTGCGCTGCAGACTTAGCGAGAAAAGAATCTGCTCACCGGCACCGCGAATCCCGGCAAATGCGGTTCGCAGGTGATCTCGTCATCGCCGGAAACCATTCGCGGGGGAACGCCCGGTTCGAAAATTGTGACAGATCCATTTAACGGTTCGACTCGCCAGACCACTTTCACTCCACCATCGAAATAGTCTTTGCACTTGGCGTCGATGAGCTTGATCGTGTCGGACGGCGAAAGGATCTCAACCGCCAAAGTGGGCGGCCCCGTCAGGAATGTGTCGTCCGCCTGAAATAGCTGCATCGCCTCGGCATCAAAAT contains:
- the pyrF gene encoding orotidine-5'-phosphate decarboxylase, which codes for MSHFAQRLHAAIKHKQTPALVGLDPRLSQLPPQIVKSARTRHSDANLAAAAAFEEFCIRLIDVVTPLVPAVKPQSAFFEELGPAGSQALANVISHARSQKLIVILDAKRGDIGSTAEAYARGLIGGADPPSPWMADALTVNPYLGTDTLQPFVDVATERGGGIYVLVRTSNPGASAFQDRSEDGQKLFETVGSEVERLARETSAEANYGCVGAVVGATYPAELAALREAMPHTPLLVPGYGSQGGTAADVASSFDTSGLGAVINSSRAINFAFRAEQYATEFGEERWEEAAEAATRAMISDLADLTPASALQT
- a CDS encoding Uma2 family endonuclease, with translation MSTASPPKQMTIEEFLALPEDDSVDRMLIRGELIELPMTYRNWRHSGSEPRIAAEILKWIDTQPEPRGEVFSGEAGVLFPELESLFGIDVAYFDAEAMQLFQADDTFLTGPPTLAVEILSPSDTIKLIDAKCKDYFDGGVKVVWRVEPLNGSVTIFEPGVPPRMVSGDDEITCEPHLPGFAVPVSRFFSR